From the Pseudomonas sp. Teo4 genome, the window CAGCCGGCTGGCCGCGCTCGTAGGAGCTGTCGAACACAGTGCCGTCGATCAGGGTGCCGTGGTAGTGGGTACGCACGTTGTCTTCGCGGGTCGGCTTGGCGCCTTCACCTGCGGTCAGCACTTCGAACTGCAGGCCCGAAGCCAGGGTGGTGATGCCGTCACGCTTGGCGTTCTCGACCAGGAATGCCTTGCCTTCGGCAGCGGCGGCTTCGGCCTTGGCGGCAGCTTCGGCTTGCATCACTTCACGGATGACCTTGAAGCTGGCCGACAGGTCGGCTTCGCTGACGCGGCTGTCGGCGCCGTTGAAGGCATCGGTCAGGCCGGCCAGGATCGCGTCCAGGCTGACGCCTGGTGGCGGGTTGTCGCGCAGCTGGCCGCCCAGCTGACGGCCGATGCCGTAGCTGACGCGAGATTCGTCGGTGGTCAGGTTGAGTTCGGACATTGTCGTGCTCCACTGCAGGGCGCAGTGAGGCCGCGCCCTTGATGAAAAGGGCGAGCAGCCTAGCACACTGGGAAGCTGTGAGCAGCTACCAGGCCGAGCGCGGGGAAATCGGTACTTTGAGGTCTTCTTCCGGGTGTGAGCCCATGCCGACCATTTCGTCCTGCACGGACCAATGCACCAGGTTCATGGAGACCATCGGGATGGTCTGCAGCAACTTGCGCGCATCCTCCACCGAATGCACCCGCAAGCGCTGGCCACGGGTATCGGCCAAGGGATGGGCATGGCCCTTGACCCGGGCCTCGAGCAGGTAGTCTCCCCCCTCGATGGCGATCAGGTTGACTTCATCGACATGGCCGGCCCTGGCCTCGGAATTGAGCTGATGCAGGTTCATGAGAGCACCTCGCTTTGGGAACCACGCATGAGTGCTCATTTTTTGTACAGGCGCTTGGAAAGCACAAGCCGAAAACGACACCGCCCGTCCGTTTTGCAACGGACGGGCGGTGCCAGGCAGGGTTAACGCCCGGATCAGTGCTTGGTCAGCTTGTCCAGATAACCCATGCAGAACGCCGACACCACGAAGGT encodes:
- a CDS encoding FKBP-type peptidyl-prolyl cis-trans isomerase, encoding MSELNLTTDESRVSYGIGRQLGGQLRDNPPPGVSLDAILAGLTDAFNGADSRVSEADLSASFKVIREVMQAEAAAKAEAAAAEGKAFLVENAKRDGITTLASGLQFEVLTAGEGAKPTREDNVRTHYHGTLIDGTVFDSSYERGQPAEFPVGGVIAGWTEALQLMNAGSKWRLYVPSELAYGAQGVGSIPPHSVLVFDVELLDVL
- a CDS encoding DUF6482 family protein; this translates as MNLHQLNSEARAGHVDEVNLIAIEGGDYLLEARVKGHAHPLADTRGQRLRVHSVEDARKLLQTIPMVSMNLVHWSVQDEMVGMGSHPEEDLKVPISPRSAW